GGGATTACACGTGCAAGGGCGAGGAGGGCCGACTCACCATGACGGATTCCCAGTTGATCCAGCTAATCAAGCAAGGTGATACAGAATTATACTCGGAACTCATGCGACGATATCAACGCAAGATATTGGCGTTTGTGTACCACATGCTGAAGAACTCCCATATGGAGCTGATTGCCGAAGACCTCTGTTCAGAGACCTTCTACAAAGCCTTCCGGAGTCTTCATTCCTTCCGGGAAGTGGATGCTTCTTTCTCCACATGGCTGTACACGATTGCCCGCAATACAGTGCTGAGCGAACTTCGTAAGAACCGTGCCGGGAATGTGTCGCTTGAAGAGAGCGGCTATACGCCTGTGGCACCGCTTGATGTTGCCCCGGAACAGGCAGCATTGCGTAAGGAACGGATGGAACTTGTCCGCGAAGCGATTAACAATCTCCCGGAGAAGCAGCGTTCCGCGCTGATTCTGCGTGAATATGATCAGATGGATTACCAGGAAATTGCCGTGATTCTGGAGCAGAGCGTCAGCTCAGTGAAGTCACTGCTGTTCCGGGCTAGGAGCAGTGTGAAGCTGCAGCTCGAATCCTATTTCTATGAGCCTGAAGTTGAAGAGCAGGCTGAGAGGGTGTAAGGCCTATGAATTGCAGGGAAGCGCAGGATTCCATTCCACACTTGTGGGACGCTCCCCCCACAGATCCCAGGCGGATTAGACTTGAGAGACATATCGCAACCTGCTCCTACTGCAGTGCCGAATGGGCGCTGTGGCAGGAGACCAGTGAGCTTATGCAGGATACAAGATTCGATGTCAGCGATGAGCGGGCAGAAGCGATTAACAGTAAGGTTATGGAGCGGATCTATCTGGAGAGCCCCTGGCTTATGCCTGGTGACGGGAAGTCTGCGGGGAGTTCAACAGTATTCCGGCATCGCTTAAGCCTATGGATTGCCTGTTTCTTAGCGGTGTTTATCTCCAGCTTCTTATACTTCACCGTGTTCAAGACCCCCTCGAATACGACGGCGGCACAGAGCGGAATCGTCGAGACAGGTGTGGCAGGTTTAACCCTGGACTGGTCTTCTTCCTATCCGGTGGAGTCTGAGGGCGGGATCATTGAGCCGCTGGTGGCCAATATGGGCCCTGCACATCCGCAGTACTGGATGGTATTGTCGACGCTGGGCGTCGGATTATCCATATTCCTGCTGGTCCGTCTGAACCGGTACCGCAGACAATGAGAACCCCCTTCCCGAGTATGGAGAAGAGGGTTTTTGATATTTGTTAAAAAAGAAGACATTTGTTTTCATTCGTGTTACATTATTAAGCAAACATAAAAGGGAAGGGAACGGTGATAGGCGATGCTGATCGGCTTAATACGCCATGGGCTGACGGATTGGAATGCGGTAGGTAAAATTCAGGGGCAAAGTGATATTCCGCTGAATGATGAAGGCAGGCGGCAGGCTGAGATGCTGGGCGACCGGCTGCTGCAGGAGCCTTACCATTGGGACTATTGTATTACCAGCAGCCTGTCGCGTGCAGCAGAGACCGGCAAGATCGTAGCGGCCAAGCTGGGTGTTCCTCTACTTGAGCCGGATGACCGTATCCGTGAGCGTGCCTACGGCCAGGTGGAGGGCATGACGGCTGAAGCCCGAGAATCCAAATGGGGAAAGGATTGGAAGCTGCTGTCTCTGGGACAGGAGAGCGATGAGGCGCTTCAGGTCCGGGGTCTTGCATTCCTGGAGGATATTACGGCCCGCTTCCCGGGTAAGAATGTTCTGGTCATCTCCCATGGAGGATTCCTTGCGCAGCTCTACACCGCACTTTACAAAGATAAATATTCGGAACGGCTCGGCAATCTCTCACTCACGATTCTGGAGAAGAACGAGCAGGAATGGAATCCTTTATTATACAACTGCACCCGTCATATTTTACAAAAACAGCATTAACCCGACCCTTCGGGTTATTTTTTTTGCAGCAAAAGGAATAAAAAGGGCTGTATTTCCCATAATGGTAGTAAAACAGTGAGGCGATGAGAGATGAATCTGGCGGATATGCTCACTTATGCAGACATTGGTCAGCTGACCGCCATTGCGGGACGCTATCAGTGTGAGTGCAAACGGAATTCCAAACATGATTTGATTCAGAGTATACTGATCACCTTGGGCAGCCGGGAATTCATGGAGTCCCATATTAAGGGGAGTTCCCCGGGAGAGCTGCGTTTGCTGAACAGCCTGCTCTTTGATGAACGCAGTCACTTCAGCCTGGAGGATCTGCTGGCTGCCGCCAGGCAGGCTTCCTTCGATGCTCCGCCCGGCAAAAGCGGTGACTACCGCGAGCTGGTCAGCCGGCTTAAGAACAGCGGCTGGCTGTTCAGCGGAGCCTCCCAGCAGAGCCGGTATCTGTTCCAGGTGCCGTTGGATCTGAAGAAGCGCTTCCGTGAGCAGATGGGCCAGTATTTGCAGCAGCGGATAATTCCTGTCCCGGAGCCGGCGGTGTACAGGGGAGAGGGAGATTTACTGGCCGGGGATCTGCTGCTGTTCCTGCGGTATGTGAAGGAGAATGAACCTGAGCTGAACCAGGAAGGCGCGCTTTATAAGCGCAATCAGCAAGGGTTGATGAATGCGCTGCAGATTACGGAGCCTTTGCTTGGCAAGGGCGGCTGGAGGTTCGGCTACGGCAGGGCTTGTGAGCATTATCCGCCGAGATTTGCCCTGCTGTACGATTATGCCCGCCACCGCCGCTGGATCTCCGAGGAAGGCTACAGGCTGCAGCTTACAGCCGCAGGCGGGCATTTTCTGGCGGAGGGGAAATCAGAAAAGCTGATGCAGTTATTCTCCTTTTGGTTAAGACTGTATAAAGGGGCTATTCCCAATTTGCCTTCGCTGGTCTACTGGATCAGTCTAAGTGCCGGCAGATGGGTGACTACAGCCTCGCTGTCAGAAGGAATCGGCTGGCTGATCAAGCCCTTCTATTACGATGATGCCGCTTCCATTCTCGAGCAGCGCATCTTGCGGATGATGCTGCATCTGGGCATGCTTAAGCTTGGTGAGGAACCCGCAGGAACAGTAGTCATGATGACACCGTGGGGATGTGAGGCGGCTGTGCCGAAGCATCTGCTCAGGTAAGGGGGAGAGTGATGCGGATTGCTTATGGGAGTTACATACCGCAGCTTGATGAATCAGTCTATGTGGCGGAAGGCGCTAAGCTCGTTGGCGATGTAAGGATAAACAAACAATCCAGTGTCTGGTTCAACGCCGTACTTCGCGGTGACCTGGCGCCGGTGATCATCGGGGAGCGCTGCAATATCCAGGATGGTGTGGTCGGCCATGTGGCGGAAGGATTGCCGCTGGTGCTGGAGGATGACATCTCGGTCGGGCATTCAGCAATCATCCACGGCTGCCGGATAGGCAAGGGCACATTAATCGGAATGGGTGCAATTGTACTGAACGGAGCAGAGATTGGTGAATATGCTTTAGTAGGAGCCGGCTCCATTGTAACCGAGAACAAAATCATTCCTCCGTACACGCTCTCCTTGGGCACACCGGCCAAAGTGGTCCGTGAATTGACTGAGCAGGATCTGCTGAGGATGGCACGCACAAGTGAAAGCTATGTGAAAAAAGCATTGGAATACGGAATTTCTTAAACAGCGGAGGTGTATCGAATGGACAAAATGAAGGCTACTTATGAAGTGATGCTGGGCCTGGCTGCAGAAATGGTGTGGGATGAAGCGTTAAGAAAGCGTCGTACCGACATGTTGTACCTGAAGATCGACACGGCGCTGGCTGCCGGTGATGAGGCGGCTTTCCGGAATCTGACTGAAGAACTGAAAAGTTTGGCATAGGAAATGCGCCTGGCGCATTTCTTTTTTTGTAATTTAAAGATTGCCAAGCCGCATACACTTGTTTATGATGCTTTTAAAAGTAAAAATGCATGCTGCGGGATGCGGCTAGAGGGGGCGAATCTATGAAATTCAGTGATTTTGACAGTAGAGCCTGGGAGACCGATGGACAATATTATGATACCTGCATCATTCCGTATAGCGGACTTCAAGGCACGGAGACTCCGCCTGAGACCGCCGCGTTACTGGAACGGCAGCGTGATTTCCTGGAATTGGCCGAACAACCGTACAAGGGGAGGGTCGTGACTTATCCGGCGGTACAATATGCAGGGGCTGGAATAACAGTTCTTGTGAATGAACTTTGCCGAAAAGTCAAATCCAGCGGCTTCCAGTACGTAATCGTGATGTCTGCTAATGAGGAACTGCGCAGGGAGGATATTTATGAAAGCGATTTACTCCTTTGCCTGCCTGAGATAGCGGCTGATTCCAAGGCTGAGGTAAGCGCGTATGTACGCAGTGAAATCCAGACCTTATGGCAGAATGGGAAATGAGTTAAATGTGACGGAAAATCAACAATTTATTGAAAAAGCACCGAAAACGCCTGTCACAATTTAGACAATATTCTTGACGGGTTTTGGACCCTAAGCTATGATTAGGATGAACTTATATGAACTGTGATATTTTTCATTGAAAACGGAATTTTTACCTAAAATACCTATGCAACAACTCTGCAGGTGCCTTCTCACATTTTGAAAAGGGGGTTACATACAGTATGAGCAGCCTTAATGAAGAAGAAGAGTCACTTCCGCAAGAACCGCCCAGCCGAAACGAGATGTCACGCAGACAGTTTTTGACCTATACGCTAGGAGGGGCTACCGCCTTTATGGGGGCCGGCGTTATTTTGCCGATGGTCCGGTTTGCTGTAGATCCGATTCTGCAGAAAAAAGGCGAGGGGGAATTCATCAAGGTAGCGGAAGCGTCCAAAATTACAGAGGAGCCCCAGGAGTTCACCTTCGAGCTTCCACAGCAGGACGGGTGGTATGCCAGTACAGCGATGCTTACAGCGTGGATTCGTAAAGACGCGAACGGAGATATTTATGCGCTTTCACCCATCTGCAAGCATCTGGGCTGTACCGTAGGCTGGAATAATAACAAGGCATATCCCGATGAATATCATTGCCCTTGCCATGGCGCCCGCTATACGAAGCAGGGCCGGCAACTGGCCGTGGCCGCCAAGCCGCTTGACCAGTACACCACCAAGATTGACGGAGGCTGGGTATATCTCGGTGAAATCGTCCCTAATACTGTTTCGGCGAAGGAGGCGTGAACGGCGTGTTCAAAAACGTATATAACTGGATTGATGAACGTCTGGATATTACACCGATCTGGAGAGATGTTGCCGACCACGAGGTCCCCGAGCATGTCAATCCCGCACACCACTTTTCAGCCTTTGTCTACTGCTTCGGCGGACTAACGTTCTTCATCACTGTCATACAGATCCTATCAGGAATGTTCCTGACCATGTACTATGTCCCGGATATCATTAATGCCTACGCCAGTGTGGAATATCTGCAGACCAAGGTCGCCTTCGGTAAAATCGTCCGCGGCATGCACCATTGGGGCGCGAGTCTCGTCATTGTCATGATGTTCCTTCATACGATGCGTGTGTTTTTCACCGGTTCGTATAAGGCTCCGCGTGAGATGAACTGGGTGGTGGGGATGCTGATTTTCTTCGTCATGCTGGGACTGGGACTAACCGGTTACCTGCTTCCGTGGGACAATAAGGCGTACTTCGCCACCAAGGTTACACTGGAGATCGCCAATTCGGTTCCATTCATGGGGCCGGTGCTCAAGGAGCTGATGCAGGGCGGCAGTATTGCCGGCGCCGAGACGCTAACCCGGTTCTTCGCCTTACATGTATTCTTCCTCCCGGCGGTTCTGCTTATTCTGCTTGTCGGGCACTTCATTATGATCCGCAGACAAGGCATATCCGGTCCGCTGTAAAATAACGTATAGGAGGCACGGTCATGGCACACGGAGACGACTCCAAAGAGAAGGTGGTATTCGTCGGGGATTCCCGGGTCCGCAGAGGGAACGGATTCATTACCCCGCCGGATTATACGGCGTATCCGGGCAAATCGGAAGCCTTTATCCCTAACTTTCTGCTCAAGGAATGGATGGTTGGCGTAGTGGTGCTAGTGGGAATTCTGGTTCTGACCATCTCAGAGCCGGCTCCGCTCGGGTTCCCTGCCAATCCGGCAGCATCGGTTATTCCGATTCCTGACTGGTATTTCCTGTTCCTCTATCAGTATTTGAAGCTTCCTTACGCATCCGGTGACTATATTGTGCTGGGGACGCTGGGCGTGACAGGCGTGGCCTTCGGGGCGTTACTGCTGGCTCCTTTCCTGGATACCGGTCCGGAGCGGCGGTTCTACCGCAGACCGATTGCATCTTCTCTGATGTTCCTGTCCCTCGCAGCAATCGTCTACTTGACCAACACAGCCTGGACAGAATACAAGCATGAGATGGCTGAAACCGGCCAGATTCCAGAGGATGTTCAGCGCGAGGAGAAGGCGGCCGAGAACAGGGCTGCGGGCTTGCCAACCACAAGCGCCGTCAAGCCGAAGGATATTGCCATTGTGGACAAGGATGATCCGGCGATGGAGCTCTATAAGAAGGCTACCTGCATATCCTGTCATGCGCAAGATATGAAGGGCTCCGGCGGAATTCCCGCGCTTCGCGGTGTAGGCGACAAGCATGATCAGGCGGCGATTCTTACTATTATAAAAGAAGGTAAGGGCCAGATGCCGCCGATGTACGAGACGGCTATGGGGGCAGGGCTGACCGAGCAGGATATCGATGAGCTGGCCGGCTGGCTTGCCAAACAAAAAAGCGGACAGTAAAATAACAGTAACGCAAAACCTGATCGTGTATGCGCTCAGGTTTTTGTTATGTCATGAGTGCTGTAATGAAATGAAGCTGCTACAGTCGGGGGGAAGTTGTATATATGCCGGGTCAATGGTTTGAGAAGTTATTTAGGGACCGAAGAATAATATGGCTGTTATTTATCGTGAATCTGCTGGGAACGGTCTACGGATATATGTGGTATGGCAATCAGCTTACGTTCACAGCGCAGACTGAACCGCTCTGGCTGCTGCCGTTCGTTCCCGACAGCCCTACGGCCAGTCTGTTCTTCACAGCTGCACTACTGCTGTTGCTCTATCCGCCAAGAGGGCTTGCAGGAACGCTGGTGCGTGAGCTGATTGAAGCGCTGGCTGTGTTAACATCGGTGAAGTACGGGATATGGGCGGTCAGCATCATTGTGGCCGGCGGTTATCAAGGGGATTCCATCACCTGGAAGGACTGGATGCTGATGATCTCCCATACCGGAATGGCTGTGGAAGCCCTGATCTATGCCCGGTTCTTCACATTCCGGAGAATGCTGCCTGTAGCGCTTGCGTGGACGTTCGCTAATGATATAGTGGATTATTCACAAGGTGTGTATCCATGGCTGCCCTCGGTGCTTGATGATGATCTTATCGCTGTTCAGTATTCCACCATGGGGCTTACGCTGTTCAGTACGGCCGCTGCCTGGCTGTTCTGCGGCCGGACAAGGCGTCCTGCACTTCCGGACAGAACTGCCATGAAGCGCTGAGCCTCCGTTCTAACTCTTGTCCTTCCGCCATACATTAAGGTGGGAGGGATGTCTTATGCCGCGCAGACAAGTAATCATAATCATACTGTCAGGAATCCTGCTGTGCTGGCTGCTCGCCGGTATCAGCGGAGGCCGCGTTCAGGCTGAAGCGGGTGATGCTGCTGCAGACCAGGGAAGTACAGCTTACATAGAAGCAGCCGGAAGTGTACCCAGTGATCCCGCTGCGCTCACGGCCAGAAGCGGAGCGCAGCGGCTGGAGCAGGCTGCCGAAGCTCTGTACGGCTATGTGCTTGAAGGAGATGTACTGAAGGCCCGCAAGGAAGCAGAGGAGATCTCGCAGATCTTCATCTCCTCATCCTTCGAAGGGATGACCTCAGTGGAGGGGATCAATGCACTCTCGTCCGTGATCCTGGATATGAAGTCTGCACTGGCTGCGGCCCAGCCGTCTCCGGAGAGATGGGAAGCGGCAGCGGCGAAGCTGCGGCTTGCCGCTAACAGCCTCAATCACCCCCGCCAGCCCATGTGGATGCAGTATTATAAGCTGGTCCGTGAGGATCTGAACGATATGGAGCAAAGCGCCGCCGCGAATGATCTCAAGAGCTGGACAGCGGCGCTGGCCAGACTTCAGAGCCGGTATGCGAATATCCGGCCTGCAGTGATCATCTCCCGGCCTGCTGAGGCGGTGAGCAGCTTTGATTCATGGATGTCTTACGCAGGAGGGGTTGCAGGCTCGGAGCAGCCCGTGGAACGGGCCCGCCTGCTGGAGATTGTATCCTATGGGCAGGATGCAGCAAGAGTGATGTTCGGCAAGGACCGCAGCGAGCCGGTCCTGTCTCTGCCGCTGGCTCCGCAGCAATACGGGGGCTGGGCCCTGCTGGCAGGCGCGTTCATCCTTACGGTGCTGGCATATACCGCGTACCGCAAGTACCGCGGCCAGAAGCGGGATCTGAAGCCGGTGTAGGGTAGGGCAGAGGTAACAGAGAATACAAAGAGGGAGGCCCCCGCAAGCAGCTGTTGCCGGCTTGCGGGGGCCTCCCTTATGTGTGTGCAGATCAGGTCTCCCGGAAGCCTTCGCCGTGAACATCATGAACGTCACTAATAATGACGAAGGCCTTAGGGTCTACCGATTTCACCAGCAGGCTGAGCCGGCGGATCTCCTGTCTGGAGACCACACAGTAGACCATGTGCTTGGCCTGCTTGGAATAGGCGCCGATTGCCGGGATCAATGTCACACCGCGCTCCAGCTCTGCGGTGATCAGCTCGGCAATCTGCGGAGCCTCGTCGCTGATGATAGTGAATGCTTTGGCGGCATAGGCCCCTTCCTGGATGAAATCAATTACGCGTGAGGCGATGAAGACAGCTACGAGCGTATATAGTATTTTTTCGCGGGGAATGTAGAGCAGGGAAGCGCCGATAATGAGGATATCCACGGCCAGAATAATCTGTCCCATACTCCAGCCGAACTTGCGTCCAAGTATCCGTGCAACAATATCTACGCCTCCGGTGGTGCCCCCGAAGCGGAAGACAATCCCCAGACCCAGACCCAGGGTAACCCCTGCATATAATGAAGCAAGAATAAAATCATGCTCGGTACTGAACGTTACAATCCAGCCTGCCTTAATCATCCGTTCGAATAACCAGAGGAAAAAAGACAGGGAGCCGATGCCGAGTCCGGTATAGACGATCTGATTCGCTCCGAGCACCTTCCAGCCGAGCAGAAAGAGCGGGAGGTTCAGCAGCAGTGTCGTTAAGAAGATCGGGATGTTAAAGGCGTAATTGAGCAGGATGGTAATCCCGGTAACTCCGCCCTCCATCAGCTGGTTGGGAATGATGAAATACAGTAGTCCGAATGCGTAGATGGCCGTGCCCAGCATGATGGGGGCCACTGTTTTGCTGACTGTGCTGATTTTAACGGTTGAACTCATATAATCCCTCGCCTACGCCTCTAAATGGGCAATTTATATGTAATGATCCCCCTGGAGAGCACGTAAGCTCCAGGCGTCATTGCAAAAAAGATTTGTCTTCAAAACGTCTTTACGATAACATAGGGGCAAACAGAAGGCAAGAACACACGGGGGTGAAACGACAATTTATGGATAAAAGTCTTGGTGACATTCAGCGCGAGGTGGATGCCTATATCTCACAGTTTAAAGAAGGCTACTTCAGTCCGCTGTCGATGCTGGCCCGGATGTCCGAGGAAGTCGGAGAGCTGGCGCGCGAAGTGAACCATCAATTCGGTGAGAAGCCGAAAAAAGCGGATGAAGCCGATAATTCGATTGAGCTGGAGCTGGGCGACATTCTCTTCATTACCGTTTGTTTCGCCAATTCACTCGGTATAGACTTAACTGAGGCACATAATAAGGTTATGCACAAATTCAATACGCGTGATGCCGGGCGCTGGACACCCAAAAACACCGATTAGGCCTATGCTACATATGCTGTACCAAACGCACGGGATTTAGCCGTAAGGATGGTGAGGATATGGATCATAATGATTATGTAAAAGCAGCCTACCGCTCGATACTCCGCAGTGACTTTGCTGAAGCTATCACGCTGTTTGAGGCGGCCATTGCCGCAAGCCCGGATGATGCGGAAGTCAGATACCGCTGCGCTATTACCTATGCCCGCAGCGGGATGCTGGACAAAGCGCTTGAACATGCTGTAGCCGCACGCAGACTGGATGGGACGAAGCCGGAGTATCAGCTGCATCTTCAGCATCTGCAGGCCCTTAAGCTTGTGCAGGAAGCGAAGCAGCTGCTGGAGGATGAAGCAGCCGAAGGGCTAAATCCGTACCATCCGATTACGCTGCTGAAGGAAGCTGTATCGCTTGATCCTCTCTACGGGGATGCTTATGTATGGCTGGCGATTGCGCACAGCCGGATGAACGAACATCTGCAGGCGATAGCCGTATTAAAGGAAGTCATGTCGCTGCACCCGGATGACAGCGGATTGCGTCTGCTGATGAAGGATCTGCAGAAATCGCTGCAACACTATATACAATAATAACAGAGCCAGGGAAAGCGGGGAGAATTCATTTGAGTGACAAGATCAGAGTTATTGTCTCCGGAGCCGGAGGCAGAATGGGCAAAGAGGTTGTGAAGCTGGTATTGCAGGATGATGAACTTGAGCTGGCGGCAGCTATCGGTAGATCAGATGCTGACATGGATGCCGGTCGTCTGGTAGGCCTTGACAATTGCGGTGTGCTCGTGACTTCAGATCTGGAAGCTGCGCTTGCGGATACTGCTGCTGATGTAATGGTGAATTTCACGATTCCGCAGTTCGCATATGAGCAGACTGCGCTGGCAATCAAGTACGGCGTCCGTCCGGTTATCGGAACCACCGGCTTCACGCCGGAGCAGATCGCCGGGCTGGACAAGCAATGCCAGGAGCAGGGAATCGGCGGATTGATTGCGCCGAACTTCTCCATCGGTGCGATCCTGCTGATGAAATTCGCTGCTCAGGCCGCTAAGTATTTCCCTCATCTCGAAATTATCGAATATCACGGAGACCAGAAGCTTGATGCTCCGTCAGGAACAGCGATTAAGACGGCAGAGATGATCTCTGAGGCGCGGCAGGAGCTCCGCCAGGGACATCCCGAGGAAGAAGAGATTATTGAAGGCTCGCGCGGCGGGTATTATAACGGCTTCCGTATTCACAGTGTACGTCTTCCGGGTGTTTTTGCCCAGGAGGAGGTTGTATTCGGCGGGTTCGGACAGTCGCTGAAGATCCGTCATGACTCCTATGAGCGTGCGGGTTATATGCCGGGAGTCAAGCTCGGGATTCAAAAGGTGATGGGCTATACCGGCTTGATTTACGGTTTTGAGCATTTTATAGAATAGACGGGGAGAGAAACAGAATGTTGAAAATTGCTTTTATCGCACATGACCGCAAAAAAGATGAAATCGTTAATTTCGTAACTGCTTATGAGCATGTCTTCGAAGGGCATAAGTTATTCTCCACCGGAACTACGGGCCAGCGTATCATGGAAGTGACCAAGCTCTCCATTCACCGTTACATGTCCGGGCCGCTTGGCGGCGACCAGCAGATCGGCTCAATGGTCGCTACAGATGAGCTGGATTTAATTATTTTCCTGCGTGATCCGCTGATGGCCCAGCCGCATGAACCGGATATTACGGCGCTGCTACGTCTATGTGATGTGTACGGGATTCCGGTGGCTACGAATATTGCTACAGCAGAAATTCTTGTGAAGGCTATTGACCGGGGAGATTTCGGCTGGCGTGAGCTGGTACATAAATATAAGCCGGGTGTGGACGAGTCATGAAGCTTGACATCCTGGTATTCGGCGCGCATGCGGATGATGCTGAGATCGGCATGGCAGGTACGAT
The sequence above is a segment of the Paenibacillus sp. FSL R7-0204 genome. Coding sequences within it:
- a CDS encoding c-type cytochrome, which translates into the protein MAHGDDSKEKVVFVGDSRVRRGNGFITPPDYTAYPGKSEAFIPNFLLKEWMVGVVVLVGILVLTISEPAPLGFPANPAASVIPIPDWYFLFLYQYLKLPYASGDYIVLGTLGVTGVAFGALLLAPFLDTGPERRFYRRPIASSLMFLSLAAIVYLTNTAWTEYKHEMAETGQIPEDVQREEKAAENRAAGLPTTSAVKPKDIAIVDKDDPAMELYKKATCISCHAQDMKGSGGIPALRGVGDKHDQAAILTIIKEGKGQMPPMYETAMGAGLTEQDIDELAGWLAKQKSGQ
- a CDS encoding ubiquinol-cytochrome c reductase iron-sulfur subunit codes for the protein MSSLNEEEESLPQEPPSRNEMSRRQFLTYTLGGATAFMGAGVILPMVRFAVDPILQKKGEGEFIKVAEASKITEEPQEFTFELPQQDGWYASTAMLTAWIRKDANGDIYALSPICKHLGCTVGWNNNKAYPDEYHCPCHGARYTKQGRQLAVAAKPLDQYTTKIDGGWVYLGEIVPNTVSAKEA
- a CDS encoding YitT family protein, whose product is MSSTVKISTVSKTVAPIMLGTAIYAFGLLYFIIPNQLMEGGVTGITILLNYAFNIPIFLTTLLLNLPLFLLGWKVLGANQIVYTGLGIGSLSFFLWLFERMIKAGWIVTFSTEHDFILASLYAGVTLGLGLGIVFRFGGTTGGVDIVARILGRKFGWSMGQIILAVDILIIGASLLYIPREKILYTLVAVFIASRVIDFIQEGAYAAKAFTIISDEAPQIAELITAELERGVTLIPAIGAYSKQAKHMVYCVVSRQEIRRLSLLVKSVDPKAFVIISDVHDVHGEGFRET
- the dapB gene encoding 4-hydroxy-tetrahydrodipicolinate reductase; its protein translation is MSDKIRVIVSGAGGRMGKEVVKLVLQDDELELAAAIGRSDADMDAGRLVGLDNCGVLVTSDLEAALADTAADVMVNFTIPQFAYEQTALAIKYGVRPVIGTTGFTPEQIAGLDKQCQEQGIGGLIAPNFSIGAILLMKFAAQAAKYFPHLEIIEYHGDQKLDAPSGTAIKTAEMISEARQELRQGHPEEEEIIEGSRGGYYNGFRIHSVRLPGVFAQEEVVFGGFGQSLKIRHDSYERAGYMPGVKLGIQKVMGYTGLIYGFEHFIE
- a CDS encoding nucleotide pyrophosphohydrolase — encoded protein: MDKSLGDIQREVDAYISQFKEGYFSPLSMLARMSEEVGELAREVNHQFGEKPKKADEADNSIELELGDILFITVCFANSLGIDLTEAHNKVMHKFNTRDAGRWTPKNTD
- a CDS encoding gamma carbonic anhydrase family protein; amino-acid sequence: MRIAYGSYIPQLDESVYVAEGAKLVGDVRINKQSSVWFNAVLRGDLAPVIIGERCNIQDGVVGHVAEGLPLVLEDDISVGHSAIIHGCRIGKGTLIGMGAIVLNGAEIGEYALVGAGSIVTENKIIPPYTLSLGTPAKVVRELTEQDLLRMARTSESYVKKALEYGIS
- a CDS encoding histidine phosphatase family protein, with the translated sequence MLIGLIRHGLTDWNAVGKIQGQSDIPLNDEGRRQAEMLGDRLLQEPYHWDYCITSSLSRAAETGKIVAAKLGVPLLEPDDRIRERAYGQVEGMTAEARESKWGKDWKLLSLGQESDEALQVRGLAFLEDITARFPGKNVLVISHGGFLAQLYTALYKDKYSERLGNLSLTILEKNEQEWNPLLYNCTRHILQKQH
- a CDS encoding IDEAL domain-containing protein, with protein sequence MDKMKATYEVMLGLAAEMVWDEALRKRRTDMLYLKIDTALAAGDEAAFRNLTEELKSLA
- a CDS encoding sporulation protein YpjB; protein product: MPRRQVIIIILSGILLCWLLAGISGGRVQAEAGDAAADQGSTAYIEAAGSVPSDPAALTARSGAQRLEQAAEALYGYVLEGDVLKARKEAEEISQIFISSSFEGMTSVEGINALSSVILDMKSALAAAQPSPERWEAAAAKLRLAANSLNHPRQPMWMQYYKLVREDLNDMEQSAAANDLKSWTAALARLQSRYANIRPAVIISRPAEAVSSFDSWMSYAGGVAGSEQPVERARLLEIVSYGQDAARVMFGKDRSEPVLSLPLAPQQYGGWALLAGAFILTVLAYTAYRKYRGQKRDLKPV
- a CDS encoding DUF2487 family protein, producing the protein MKFSDFDSRAWETDGQYYDTCIIPYSGLQGTETPPETAALLERQRDFLELAEQPYKGRVVTYPAVQYAGAGITVLVNELCRKVKSSGFQYVIVMSANEELRREDIYESDLLLCLPEIAADSKAEVSAYVRSEIQTLWQNGK
- a CDS encoding DUF1405 domain-containing protein, whose amino-acid sequence is MPGQWFEKLFRDRRIIWLLFIVNLLGTVYGYMWYGNQLTFTAQTEPLWLLPFVPDSPTASLFFTAALLLLLYPPRGLAGTLVRELIEALAVLTSVKYGIWAVSIIVAGGYQGDSITWKDWMLMISHTGMAVEALIYARFFTFRRMLPVALAWTFANDIVDYSQGVYPWLPSVLDDDLIAVQYSTMGLTLFSTAAAWLFCGRTRRPALPDRTAMKR
- the qcrB gene encoding menaquinol-cytochrome c reductase cytochrome b subunit, whose protein sequence is MFKNVYNWIDERLDITPIWRDVADHEVPEHVNPAHHFSAFVYCFGGLTFFITVIQILSGMFLTMYYVPDIINAYASVEYLQTKVAFGKIVRGMHHWGASLVIVMMFLHTMRVFFTGSYKAPREMNWVVGMLIFFVMLGLGLTGYLLPWDNKAYFATKVTLEIANSVPFMGPVLKELMQGGSIAGAETLTRFFALHVFFLPAVLLILLVGHFIMIRRQGISGPL
- a CDS encoding tetratricopeptide repeat protein is translated as MDHNDYVKAAYRSILRSDFAEAITLFEAAIAASPDDAEVRYRCAITYARSGMLDKALEHAVAARRLDGTKPEYQLHLQHLQALKLVQEAKQLLEDEAAEGLNPYHPITLLKEAVSLDPLYGDAYVWLAIAHSRMNEHLQAIAVLKEVMSLHPDDSGLRLLMKDLQKSLQHYIQ
- a CDS encoding RNA polymerase sigma factor codes for the protein MTDSQLIQLIKQGDTELYSELMRRYQRKILAFVYHMLKNSHMELIAEDLCSETFYKAFRSLHSFREVDASFSTWLYTIARNTVLSELRKNRAGNVSLEESGYTPVAPLDVAPEQAALRKERMELVREAINNLPEKQRSALILREYDQMDYQEIAVILEQSVSSVKSLLFRARSSVKLQLESYFYEPEVEEQAERV
- the mgsA gene encoding methylglyoxal synthase, yielding MLKIAFIAHDRKKDEIVNFVTAYEHVFEGHKLFSTGTTGQRIMEVTKLSIHRYMSGPLGGDQQIGSMVATDELDLIIFLRDPLMAQPHEPDITALLRLCDVYGIPVATNIATAEILVKAIDRGDFGWRELVHKYKPGVDES